A single region of the Sulfurospirillum arsenophilum NBRC 109478 genome encodes:
- a CDS encoding helix-turn-helix domain-containing protein, protein MTAPIFNFAEESFRIERMESYPPVPRHKHSCYELFFIVGGEGTLFIDCQSYNIQKNTLFLVSPGRIHGWEYTNNLDAYMLKFDISIFTDKSFSDHLSIFNFDAVNVNESEFKAIENVLSSLLAEYKATRSFKECTISNLLNILLIYVKRTLPAIPSSHATNALFSKLNDIMEQNNYQLTPTTYYAKKLKTSIKLLNQSIKEITGLNSSEYIRSKTMLEAKRLLKYDSMTCNEIADHLGFIDPAYFSRFFKREVGVAPKYFRSTTEEKYNF, encoded by the coding sequence ATGACAGCACCTATTTTTAATTTTGCGGAAGAGAGTTTTAGAATAGAAAGAATGGAATCTTACCCTCCCGTTCCAAGACACAAACACTCTTGTTACGAATTATTTTTTATTGTTGGAGGAGAAGGTACCCTTTTCATCGATTGCCAAAGTTACAACATACAAAAAAATACTCTTTTTTTAGTCTCCCCTGGACGTATCCACGGATGGGAATATACAAACAACCTCGATGCCTATATGCTGAAATTTGATATTTCAATTTTCACCGATAAATCTTTTAGCGATCACTTATCCATTTTTAATTTTGACGCGGTCAATGTCAATGAAAGTGAATTTAAAGCAATTGAAAATGTTTTATCAAGCCTTCTTGCAGAGTATAAAGCAACACGATCTTTCAAAGAGTGTACCATTAGTAATTTGCTCAATATTTTACTTATTTATGTCAAAAGAACATTGCCCGCTATACCATCTTCTCATGCAACCAATGCCTTGTTTTCAAAACTTAACGATATTATGGAACAAAACAACTACCAGCTCACACCCACAACATATTATGCTAAAAAACTTAAAACAAGTATCAAGCTCCTGAACCAATCTATTAAAGAAATTACGGGACTTAACAGTAGTGAATACATCCGTTCTAAAACCATGCTCGAAGCAAAAAGACTTTTAAAATATGACTCAATGACATGCAATGAAATTGCCGATCATTTGGGTTTTATTGATCCTGCATATTTTAGTCGTTTCTTCAAAAGAGAGG
- a CDS encoding DUF190 domain-containing protein, with the protein MKGFQLVFSTLQSRKHSNGEHISHWLVDVTEKIGIKGVTILHASQGIGRDGKLHSSNFFELADEPLEIIMNVNEAECEKLFALLNEEKLGLFYTKTAIEYGTV; encoded by the coding sequence ATGAAAGGTTTTCAACTCGTTTTTTCAACCCTACAAAGTCGTAAACACTCTAATGGTGAACATATTAGCCATTGGCTGGTTGATGTTACTGAAAAAATTGGTATTAAGGGCGTCACTATTTTGCATGCATCTCAAGGTATTGGAAGAGATGGGAAATTGCACTCTTCAAATTTCTTTGAGCTGGCGGATGAACCACTTGAGATTATCATGAATGTCAATGAAGCTGAATGTGAAAAACTTTTTGCTCTTTTAAACGAAGAAAAATTGGGACTTTTTTACACTAAAACTGCCATAGAGTATGGAACAGTTTAA
- the crcB gene encoding fluoride efflux transporter CrcB, which produces MFYTILAIFSGAGFGALLRWSLGTKLNSIYPSIPLGTLSANLIGGYLIGLFIAFFASNTALAPEWRLFIITGFLGGLTTFSTFSAEIVTLIQEGRLSMSIVAVLLHVMGSIMMTLFGIASYTLLQKGSL; this is translated from the coding sequence ATGTTTTACACCATTTTGGCTATTTTTTCAGGTGCTGGTTTTGGCGCACTTTTACGCTGGTCTTTGGGCACTAAATTAAACAGCATTTACCCGTCCATTCCTCTTGGAACGCTAAGCGCCAATCTTATTGGCGGTTATCTCATCGGACTATTCATCGCTTTTTTTGCTTCAAATACAGCCTTAGCACCAGAATGGCGACTTTTTATTATCACAGGTTTTTTAGGCGGACTCACCACGTTTAGTACCTTTAGCGCCGAGATCGTTACCCTCATTCAAGAAGGACGTCTTAGCATGAGCATTGTGGCAGTTCTTTTACATGTAATGGGTTCTATCATGATGACACTCTTTGGCATTGCCAGTTATACCCTACTTCAAAAAGGAAGCTTATGA
- a CDS encoding sulfate ABC transporter substrate-binding protein, with protein MKFLKSKSLFGVAIAVLALVAPFIHAADITLLNVSYDPTREFYKEYNQAFAKHWKELKGDTVTVRQSHGGSGAQARSVIDGLDADVVTLALAYDVDAIAEKAHAIDPNWQKRFTHNSAPYTSTIVFLVRKGNPKGIKDWDDLAKSDVKVITPNPKTSGGARWNHLAAWGYGLEKYGSEDKAREFVSKIYANVPVLDSGARGATNTFVQRGLGDVLIAWENEAILSINELGRDKFDIVVPSISILAEPSVSIVDKNVAKKGTKEVATAYLQYLYSKEGQRIAAKNYYRPTDPEIVKESESTFPKLKLFSIDALFNGWGEAQKKHFADGGEFDKIFASIKR; from the coding sequence ATGAAATTCTTAAAATCAAAAAGCCTCTTTGGAGTAGCCATAGCAGTTTTGGCGCTTGTTGCGCCTTTCATTCACGCTGCAGACATTACTTTGCTCAATGTCTCCTATGATCCAACAAGAGAGTTTTACAAAGAGTACAACCAAGCCTTTGCAAAACATTGGAAAGAGCTTAAAGGCGATACGGTAACCGTGCGTCAATCACACGGTGGTTCAGGTGCGCAAGCAAGAAGTGTCATTGATGGTTTAGATGCCGATGTCGTCACCTTAGCCCTTGCCTATGATGTCGATGCCATTGCTGAAAAGGCACATGCGATTGACCCTAATTGGCAAAAACGATTCACGCATAATAGTGCTCCTTATACTTCTACTATCGTTTTTTTAGTGCGTAAAGGCAATCCAAAAGGAATTAAAGATTGGGATGATTTAGCAAAGTCAGACGTTAAAGTCATCACGCCAAACCCGAAAACTTCAGGTGGTGCTAGATGGAATCATTTAGCAGCATGGGGTTATGGACTTGAAAAATACGGTAGTGAAGATAAAGCCAGAGAATTCGTCTCTAAAATCTATGCGAATGTTCCAGTACTTGATTCAGGAGCAAGAGGTGCAACCAATACCTTTGTTCAAAGAGGCTTAGGAGATGTGCTTATTGCTTGGGAGAATGAAGCGATTTTATCCATTAATGAACTTGGACGTGATAAGTTTGACATTGTCGTTCCTAGCATTAGCATTCTTGCAGAACCAAGTGTCAGCATCGTCGATAAAAATGTAGCAAAAAAAGGAACGAAAGAGGTAGCAACAGCTTATTTGCAATACCTCTATTCTAAAGAAGGACAGAGAATTGCAGCCAAAAATTACTATCGTCCAACGGATCCTGAAATCGTAAAAGAGAGCGAATCCACATTCCCAAAACTTAAACTCTTTAGCATTGATGCGCTCTTTAATGGATGGGGTGAAGCTCAGAAAAAACACTTTGCCGACGGTGGCGAATTTGATAAGATCTTTGCTTCTATCAAGCGATGA
- the cysT gene encoding sulfate ABC transporter permease subunit CysT — protein sequence MPGFGLTLGFSLTYVTLLVLIPLGGLLLYTTKLSWSEFGAVILDPRVLASFKLSFGASLIAAVVNLFFGLIVAWTLARYNFFGKKIVDALVDLPFALPTAVAGIALAAIFAQNGWIGSFLEPLGIQIAYSRAGVVVALVFIGLPFVVRTVQPVIEEFEKEFEEVSTSLGASWWQTFSRVILPSLMPALLTGFALSFARALGEYGSIIFISSNMPFVSEIVPLIIVTKLSQFDYVGATAVGTVMLLATFVILFFINAIQIYSREKSL from the coding sequence TTGCCAGGTTTTGGCTTGACGCTTGGCTTTAGCCTGACCTATGTGACCCTCTTAGTGCTTATACCTCTAGGAGGGTTACTGCTTTATACAACCAAGCTTTCGTGGAGCGAATTTGGTGCCGTCATCCTTGATCCTAGAGTACTAGCTTCCTTTAAACTTAGCTTTGGAGCGAGCCTTATTGCGGCGGTTGTCAACCTCTTTTTTGGACTGATCGTTGCGTGGACTTTAGCTAGGTATAACTTTTTTGGTAAAAAAATTGTTGATGCACTGGTTGATTTGCCCTTCGCGCTTCCTACGGCAGTTGCGGGTATTGCCTTGGCGGCTATTTTTGCACAAAATGGCTGGATAGGCTCATTTTTAGAGCCTTTAGGTATTCAAATTGCCTATTCTAGGGCGGGCGTTGTGGTTGCTCTTGTGTTCATAGGACTTCCTTTTGTGGTGCGTACCGTTCAGCCCGTCATCGAAGAGTTTGAAAAAGAGTTTGAAGAGGTGTCGACAAGTCTTGGAGCAAGCTGGTGGCAAACGTTTAGCAGGGTGATTTTACCCTCTTTAATGCCAGCTCTTTTGACAGGCTTTGCACTCTCGTTTGCAAGAGCACTGGGTGAGTACGGCTCCATCATTTTTATCTCAAGCAATATGCCCTTTGTAAGCGAAATCGTACCGCTTATCATCGTGACCAAGCTTTCACAGTTTGATTATGTTGGTGCAACAGCGGTGGGAACGGTGATGTTACTGGCGACCT